One genomic window of Glycine soja cultivar W05 chromosome 9, ASM419377v2, whole genome shotgun sequence includes the following:
- the LOC114366865 gene encoding nitrate regulatory gene2 protein-like: MGCSHSRLDDEEAVRLCKDRKKFIRQAVEQRTQFATGHIAYIESLKRVSAALRNYIEGDEPREFSLDTVITPPFTPVKRKTGSGFIPISAKPFATTGAIEFGIGPNSTLKVNYLRPGGNPAISVEERPQSPERVQVETYYGIDGFFNMQSSPVNPSIFAYSPNNRTTIPPPSPHSQWDFFWNPFSSLDSYGYPSGGSIEQTAMDDEYRGLRQVREEEGIPDLEEDETEHEDCVGKRNVAEERTRHDINSSKEVIVEDFNDDDDEEEEEEEEEEEETDIEDETETEHNAKDSQAHGSASFEVSKAEAAGHIESRHREMTIGKQEAVEDTPGFTVYVNRRPTSMAEVINDLETQFTVVCNAANDVSALLEAKKSQYLLTSNELSASKLLNPVALLRSASSRSSSSRFLVNCSSTSAEGCGEGTKDLSAEHCMLSGSHHATLDRLNTWEKKLYEEVRSGERVRIAYEKKCKQLRNLDVKGEDPSCADKTRAAIRELDTQITVSIHSIEAISRRIETLRDKELHPQLLELVQGLERMWKVMAECHQTQKRTLDEAKILLAGTPSKSRARKQSSISMTDPNRLARSASNLEFELRNWRNAFESWITSQRSYIHALTGWLLRCMRFEPDVSKLPCSPRRSSSTHPLFGLCVQWSRRLDAIQEKAVLDGLDFFAAGMGSLYAHQLREDSRRNSFGSKQSNGNMEMVEVGEVEEVMAPEKLAEVAIKVLCAGMSVAISSLAEFALDSSEGYNEVVKQWDNGKCQNTTSSETRT; this comes from the exons ATGGGATGTTCACATTCAAGGTTGGATGATGAAGAGGCAGTTCGGCTTTGTAAAGACAGAAAGAAGTTCATCAGACAAGCTGTTGAACAAAGAACTCAATTTGCCACGGGACACATAGCATACATAGAATCTCTTAAAAGGGTTTCAGCTGCACTTCGCAATTACATTGAAGGCGATGAGCCTCGCGAGTTCTCATTAGACACAGTCATCACCCCACCTTTCACGCCTGTGAAGAGGAAAACtggctcaggattcattcccATATCAGCAAAACCCTTTGCTACAACAGGAGCAATTGAGTTTGGGATCGGACCAAACTCTACTTTGAAAGTGAATTACCTTAGGCCTGGTGGTAACCCAGCAATTTCAGTTGAGGAAAGGCCTCAATCCCCGGAAAGGGTTCAGGTTGAGACGTACTATGGCATTGATGGATTTTTCAACATGCAATCCTCACCAGTGAATCCCTCAATTTTTGCTTACTCTCCCAATAATAGGACTACTATCCCTCCCCCTTCACCTCATTCCCAATGGGATTTCTTTTGGAACCCTTTTTCATCATTGGACAGTTATGGTTATCCTTCTGGAGGTAGCATTGAGCAAACTGCAATGGATGATGAATACAGAGGACTTAGGCAGGTTAGAGAAGAAGAGGGAATACCAGACCTGGAAGAAGATGAAACTGAACATGAAGATTGTGTTGGAAAGAGAAATGTAGCAGAAGAAAGAACTAGGCACGATATAAATTCTTCCAAAGAAGTTATTGTTGAAGAttttaatgatgatgatgatgaggaggaggaggaggaggaagaggaggaggaagaaaCAGACATTGAAGATGAAACTGAAACTGAGCACAATGCCAAAGATTCACAAGCTCATGGTAGTGCAAGTTTTGAAGTATCAAAAGCTGAAGCTGCTGGTCATATTGAATCCAGACATAGGGAAATGACAATTGGTAAACAAGAAGCTGTGGAAGATACACCAGGTTTTACTGTTTATGTAAACAGAAGGCCAACAAGCATGGCAGAAGTGATCAATGATCTTGAAACTCAATTCACAGTTGTCTGCAATGCAGCCAATGATGTCTCAGCATTGTTAGAGGCCAAGAAATCTCAGTATTTATTGACATCTAATGAGCTTTCAG CATCTAAGTTGTTGAACCCAGTAGCTCTGCTCCGATCAGCTTCTTCACGCTCTTCTTCATCTAGATTTTTGGTGAATTGTTCGAGCACTAGCGCAGAAGGTTGTGGTGAGGGCACTAAGGATCTCTCAGCGGAACATTGTATGTTATCCGGTAGTCACCATGCCACATTGGATAGATTAAATACATGGGAGAAGAAGCTCTATGAGGAAGTCAGG TCTGGAGAACGTGTCCGAATTGCATATGAAAAGAAATGCAAGCAACTCAGGAACCTTGATGTAAAAGGAGAGGACCCCTCTTGTGCAGATAAAACAAGAGCAGCCATTAGAGAACTAGATACCCAGATAACAGTTTCAATACACTCAATTGAAGCTATTTCAAGGAGAATCGAAACTCTAAGGGACAAAGAGTTGCATCCCCAACTTCTTGAATTGGTGCAAGG GCTGGAAAGGATGTGGAAAGTGATGGCAGAATGCCATCAGACACAGAAGAGAACCTTAGATGAGGCTAAGATTCTTCTAGCTGGCACTCCTTCTAAATCACGTGCCAGAAAGCAGTCTTCCATTTCAATGACTGATCCAAACAGACTGGCCCGTTCAGCCTCCAATCTTGAATTCGAGTTAAGGAACTGGAGAAATGCCTTTGAGTCATGGATCACTTCTCAGAGATCCTACATTCATGCACTAACCGGATGGCTTCTTCGGTGCATGAGATTTGAGCCTGACGTATCAAAGTTACCATGCTCTCCCCGTAGGTCCAGCAGCACTCACCCTTTGTTTGGACTATGTGTTCAGTGGTCAAGGCGCCTAGATGCAATACAAGAAAAGGCAGTGCTTGATGGCTTAGACTTTTTTGCAGCTGGAATGGGGTCCCTCTATGCACATCAGTTAAGAGAAGATTCTAGGAGAAACTCATTTGGATCAAAACAAAGCAATGGGAATATGGAAATGGTGGAAGTTGGTGAGGTGGAAGAGGTAATGGCTCCAGAGAAACTGGCTGAAGTTGCTATCAAGGTGCTTTGTGCTGGAATGTCTGTTGCTATAAGCTCACTGGCAGAGTTTGCTTTGGATTCTTCTGAGGGGTACAATGAAGTTGTTAAGCAATGGGACAATGGGAAGTGTCAAAATACTACTTCTAGTGAGACTAGAACATAA